In a genomic window of Cardiocondyla obscurior isolate alpha-2009 linkage group LG08, Cobs3.1, whole genome shotgun sequence:
- the Fer3hch gene encoding soma ferritin: MSLVRQNFHEECEDALNKQINLELYASYVYLSMAYYFDRSDVALPGLYKYFKKASDEEREHATKFLSYQNKRGGDVVLTDIQAPSRRNWNSAKDAMTEALQLEKTVNQQLLELHGIASTHNDANFMDFLETEFLQEQVDAIKEIADHVTNLERVGEGLGVYIYDKELRD; the protein is encoded by the exons ATGAGCCTGGTGCGGCAGAACTTCCACGAGGAGTGCGAGGACGCGCTTAACAAACAAATCAATCTGGAGCTATACGCCAGCTATGTCTATCTGTCCATG GCGTATTACTTCGACAGAAGCGACGTCGCGCTACCGGGGCTGTATAAGTACTTCAAGAAGGCATCGGACGAGGAACGCGAGCACGCCACGAAGTTCCTGTCTTATCAGAACAAGCGTGGCGGGGACGTCGTGCTAACGGACATCCAGGCCCCGTCTAGAAGGAACTGGAACAGCGCGAAAGACGCGATGACCGAGGCCCTACAGCTGGAGAAGACGGTGAATCAG CAATTGCTCGAGCTACACGGAATCGCCTCAACGCACAATGACGCGAATTTTATGGATTTTCTGGAAACCGAGTTCCTGCAGGAGCAGGTGGACGCGATAAAGGAAATCGCCGATCACGTAACAAATTTGGAAAGAGTCGGGGAAGGCCTCGGTGTCTACATTTACGACAAGGAGCTGAGAGATTGA